The Stieleria sp. JC731 genome has a segment encoding these proteins:
- a CDS encoding type II secretion system F family protein, which yields MKVFAHPSDHSPADGSNLVRTGDVEPYDDKSAFGQTSRRLPTPIEKSNAAPFGHRSGVHSRGTTRAGLNRAGHNRAGAHVAAALQQGERGHAQIHLTKVSSSSVLMSLNQLAVMTQNGIEIAEAVQHVSRNCKDDRLGTSLNAIYESVHSGSTFSAAVATHGIYFPKALPAVLAAAESTGEVPQALSGICERMRGELEIRASILGALIYPLILIAAAMVVMAALVLGVLPQFGKVFDSLGKPVPPSTQVLLDLGKLGRQHWMLGFGGFAGATVAITAMRRHLLVRKAFGYLLLYAPFIRDAYRPLSAGRVFRTIAAMVGGGVPLLQAVRLTRNTVVLPAWKDLLSQMESNLIDGLSASEALFRADFLPPEAAQMMATGERTGRVAEVLEDIGQFYETEGGRKTKRLVIALEPTIILAMGIVVAGVVMSVMLPLLEVSTVQSY from the coding sequence ATGAAAGTTTTTGCCCATCCTAGCGACCACTCGCCTGCGGACGGTTCGAACCTTGTTCGGACCGGCGATGTGGAGCCATACGATGACAAGTCAGCTTTCGGTCAAACCTCGCGGCGACTACCGACACCAATCGAAAAATCGAATGCGGCCCCATTTGGTCACCGTTCCGGCGTTCACTCGCGCGGTACTACTCGTGCGGGCCTCAACCGTGCAGGGCACAATCGTGCTGGGGCTCATGTCGCTGCGGCATTACAACAAGGCGAACGTGGTCATGCACAAATCCACCTGACCAAAGTTTCCTCATCCAGCGTCTTGATGTCACTGAACCAACTCGCTGTGATGACGCAAAACGGTATCGAAATCGCCGAAGCGGTGCAGCACGTTTCGCGAAACTGCAAAGATGATCGGCTGGGTACATCGCTGAACGCGATTTATGAGTCGGTCCATAGCGGCAGTACCTTTTCAGCCGCAGTGGCGACCCACGGAATATATTTTCCCAAAGCACTTCCAGCGGTCTTGGCAGCTGCCGAATCGACCGGCGAAGTACCGCAGGCACTTTCGGGCATTTGTGAACGGATGCGTGGCGAACTTGAAATTCGAGCCAGCATCCTAGGCGCATTGATTTATCCGCTGATCCTCATCGCCGCCGCCATGGTCGTGATGGCGGCGCTAGTTTTAGGTGTCTTACCGCAATTCGGTAAAGTCTTCGACTCGCTTGGCAAACCGGTCCCTCCGTCAACTCAAGTTTTGTTGGATCTCGGCAAGCTGGGACGCCAACACTGGATGCTCGGCTTTGGAGGCTTTGCCGGTGCGACTGTTGCGATTACCGCTATGCGCCGTCATCTGCTCGTTCGCAAAGCTTTCGGATATCTGTTGCTCTACGCCCCATTTATTCGCGACGCCTATCGGCCACTGTCGGCCGGTCGCGTCTTTCGAACGATCGCGGCGATGGTCGGCGGTGGCGTGCCTCTTTTGCAAGCGGTTCGTCTGACACGAAACACGGTCGTACTTCCGGCCTGGAAAGATCTGCTTTCTCAGATGGAGTCTAACCTTATCGATGGACTCAGCGCAAGCGAAGCTCTCTTCCGTGCTGACTTCTTGCCTCCAGAAGCCGCACAGATGATGGCCACTGGTGAACGCACCGGTCGTGTTGCCGAGGTACTCGAAGACATTGGCCAGTTTTACGAAACCGAAGGCGGCCGAAAAACGAAACGTTTGGTAATCGCCCTAGA
- a CDS encoding GspE/PulE family protein, with protein MISSQQYDPVAEPLKSTDPVGVRIAQPRQGWTSIKDNKPLGQRLIEAGLLREDQLETALAHQASEEERLKAIAAQDHSASPGRVKRTRFKRLGEVVAELGLVDEADLIPVMGNQLGVEGVKLREGLIDPAAIQLIPRDYADRFHVLPLMRVHDELTVAMADPQDLSAIDALTDVSGCRIRPVLTLASGIERLLPRCYEEDFAVDSVTADLDVEQLELESEAIDLDLLGTQQLAEGSPVINLVNYAIIQAVRQGASDIHVEAGQKFTSIRFRIDGALREVMKPRKEMHAAIVSRIKVMARLDIAEHRQPQDGRLHVRISRRDVDLRVSTLPTVLGEKVVMRVLDRGRVTFDLNRLGIPHDSLVCLRRMLARPHGLVLVTGPTGSGKTTTLYSAIELIKGIERNVVTVEDPVEYQLELINQVQVAKDSGMTFAKALRSILRQDPDIIMVGEIRDRETAETAIQAALTGHLVLSTLHTNDSASAITRLIDMGVEEFKIAASLVGVVAQRLMRNLCPNCRENYYPSSALLNQLHYEGDTRHGFARSRGCAECFESGYRGRTGVYEMFEITPTIRSIINNGADLESLRSTRTGSSLLSEGLRLAEQHTTSLEEVGRVALVD; from the coding sequence ATGATCAGTTCACAACAATACGATCCCGTCGCTGAACCTCTGAAATCAACAGATCCCGTCGGCGTGCGCATCGCCCAGCCGCGACAAGGTTGGACGAGCATCAAAGACAATAAGCCACTTGGGCAACGCCTGATCGAAGCCGGCTTGCTGCGCGAAGATCAACTTGAAACCGCACTTGCGCACCAAGCGAGTGAAGAAGAACGCCTCAAAGCGATCGCGGCACAGGATCATTCTGCCTCACCTGGCCGAGTCAAACGCACTCGGTTTAAACGACTTGGTGAAGTCGTCGCCGAACTTGGCTTGGTCGACGAAGCCGACTTGATCCCGGTGATGGGAAATCAGCTTGGTGTCGAAGGCGTCAAGCTACGAGAAGGCCTGATCGATCCCGCTGCAATTCAGCTGATCCCGCGTGACTATGCCGATCGATTTCATGTCCTGCCACTGATGCGGGTCCATGACGAATTGACTGTCGCGATGGCGGATCCACAAGACCTATCCGCGATCGATGCGTTGACCGACGTTAGCGGATGTCGCATCCGCCCAGTGCTGACGCTTGCAAGCGGTATCGAACGTCTGCTTCCGCGATGCTACGAAGAAGACTTCGCGGTCGATTCGGTAACGGCCGACTTGGATGTCGAGCAGTTGGAGCTGGAATCCGAAGCGATCGACTTGGATTTGCTCGGCACGCAGCAGCTCGCCGAAGGAAGTCCGGTGATCAATCTGGTCAACTACGCGATCATCCAAGCGGTTCGCCAAGGTGCGAGCGACATCCACGTCGAAGCCGGTCAAAAGTTCACCAGCATTCGCTTCCGAATTGATGGTGCATTGCGTGAGGTCATGAAGCCTCGCAAAGAGATGCACGCGGCAATCGTTTCGCGCATCAAAGTCATGGCGCGGTTGGATATCGCGGAACACCGTCAGCCCCAAGACGGTCGGTTGCATGTCCGCATCAGTCGCCGCGATGTCGACCTTCGCGTCAGTACGCTACCCACAGTTCTTGGCGAAAAAGTCGTCATGCGGGTGCTCGATCGAGGGCGTGTTACGTTTGATCTGAACCGATTGGGAATCCCACACGATTCACTCGTCTGCCTTCGCCGTATGCTTGCCCGTCCACACGGGCTGGTGCTCGTCACCGGTCCCACCGGCAGCGGCAAAACCACCACGTTGTACTCGGCAATTGAGCTAATCAAAGGGATCGAACGCAACGTCGTTACAGTCGAGGACCCTGTCGAATACCAACTTGAATTGATCAACCAGGTTCAGGTCGCCAAAGATTCCGGAATGACCTTTGCCAAGGCATTGCGAAGCATCCTGCGACAAGACCCCGACATCATCATGGTCGGGGAAATCCGGGATAGGGAAACTGCCGAAACCGCGATCCAAGCGGCCCTGACCGGGCACCTTGTGCTGAGCACTTTGCATACCAACGATAGCGCCAGCGCGATCACTCGGCTTATCGATATGGGCGTTGAGGAATTCAAGATCGCGGCCAGCTTGGTTGGTGTTGTCGCGCAGCGATTGATGCGAAACCTCTGCCCCAACTGCCGCGAGAACTATTACCCATCAAGCGCGCTACTGAACCAATTGCATTACGAAGGCGACACGCGTCATGGATTCGCCCGCAGCCGCGGCTGTGCAGAATGTTTTGAATCCGGTTACCGAGGCCGAACCGGTGTCTACGAAATGTTTGAGATCACTCCCACTATCCGATCGATCATCAACAACGGTGCCGACTTGGAATCGTTGCGAAGTACACGGACCGGTTCAAGTCTGCTATCGGAAGGATTGAGACTGGCAGAACAGCATACCACTAGCCTGGAAGAGGTCGGACGAGTCGCCCTTGTGGACTAG
- a CDS encoding STAS domain-containing protein: MSKIEKHGTVYVVRSEGPLRGETTISLDELFSGTMVGHTPAVVVDLSEAALIDGSGLEWLVELSERCCHRGGCLRLSGVSELCADVLRITGVGSRIESFPDLTSALGSFA; the protein is encoded by the coding sequence ATGTCCAAAATCGAGAAACATGGAACGGTCTATGTCGTTCGCAGCGAAGGCCCCCTTCGCGGCGAAACAACCATTTCGCTGGATGAACTGTTCAGCGGAACGATGGTGGGCCACACACCGGCGGTCGTTGTTGACCTTAGCGAAGCCGCGTTGATCGACGGATCTGGCTTGGAATGGCTGGTCGAACTGAGCGAACGGTGCTGCCATCGTGGCGGATGCTTGCGACTTAGTGGCGTCAGCGAGTTGTGTGCCGACGTGTTACGCATCACCGGTGTCGGCTCACGAATCGAATCGTTCCCCGACCTGACAAGCGCCTTGGGAAGCTTCGCCTAA
- a CDS encoding PAS domain-containing sensor histidine kinase, with translation MGEVHQDVSTIRTSTGFEASSDPNAVSAAVSAATSFRTQPLITTRIGILFFVAACCALACGAASGTFPDDRSFSSVMWIATVAVCSLCGLFSIRSVRTLRTIESELRRSGGRPQTWRQVRPLIGEDPITEAWNELLREATVSHEPSETRTLATLDQEAITLARAMRGLPTAWVITDLDGRMLFISAPACGLFGLSDQANHGGRDLLDLLNLRAGDDSVHTKRNRLLSNIRMIHERHQVILGGERVHLRISRSRLDGRVGDGEGLAWILSDVTQQELATKSRDQFLMTATHELRTPLNNLQAYAEALAAEEQLEIERQKEFCNVIVSESHRLGRLVDQLLTVGQMEAGSMVSNRHELEILPMVEYATDQMRAQAEQKRQRLLCELSPKLPTVLGDRDKLQAALVNLIGNAVKYTPENGEIHVRAEVQDGCIRIDVQDNGLGIEPDEQEKVFEKFYRGTNAENSHMRGNGLGLAFTREVVRMHGGDIELQSTIGEGSMFTMRLPIGGQSRSGI, from the coding sequence ATGGGTGAAGTCCACCAAGACGTCAGCACCATTCGCACATCAACCGGATTCGAAGCTTCATCGGATCCGAATGCGGTTTCGGCAGCGGTATCAGCAGCAACGTCGTTCCGTACCCAGCCGCTGATCACGACACGGATTGGCATCCTGTTTTTTGTCGCCGCGTGCTGCGCGCTTGCTTGTGGCGCCGCTTCGGGAACATTCCCCGACGACCGCTCGTTTTCATCGGTCATGTGGATCGCCACCGTTGCCGTATGCTCACTGTGTGGATTGTTTTCGATTCGGTCGGTGCGAACACTTCGAACCATCGAATCAGAATTGCGCCGTAGTGGCGGACGTCCTCAAACATGGCGACAGGTGCGTCCGTTGATTGGCGAAGACCCGATCACCGAAGCTTGGAACGAGCTACTGCGTGAAGCAACAGTCTCGCACGAACCCTCGGAAACTCGCACACTCGCGACGCTTGATCAGGAAGCGATCACGTTGGCAAGGGCGATGCGAGGCTTGCCGACCGCTTGGGTTATCACCGACTTGGATGGCCGGATGCTCTTTATCAGTGCACCGGCTTGTGGCCTTTTCGGCTTGTCCGATCAAGCCAACCACGGCGGCCGAGACTTGCTCGATCTTTTGAATCTTCGTGCGGGCGATGATTCGGTCCATACCAAACGGAATCGACTGCTTAGCAACATCCGCATGATTCACGAACGACATCAAGTCATCCTTGGTGGCGAACGCGTTCACTTGCGTATCTCACGCAGCCGGCTCGACGGACGTGTCGGCGACGGCGAAGGCTTGGCGTGGATTCTATCCGACGTGACTCAGCAAGAACTGGCGACGAAATCTCGCGACCAGTTCCTGATGACAGCGACACATGAGCTGCGCACCCCACTGAACAACCTGCAAGCCTACGCCGAAGCACTCGCGGCCGAAGAGCAACTGGAAATCGAGCGACAAAAAGAGTTCTGCAACGTCATCGTGTCGGAGTCTCATCGACTGGGCAGACTCGTTGATCAACTGCTGACCGTTGGCCAGATGGAAGCCGGGTCGATGGTTTCCAATCGACATGAGCTTGAAATACTACCGATGGTGGAATACGCGACGGATCAAATGCGTGCCCAGGCGGAACAAAAACGGCAACGCCTACTTTGCGAACTTTCACCCAAGCTGCCAACCGTCCTCGGCGACCGTGACAAACTGCAAGCCGCACTGGTGAATTTGATCGGAAACGCCGTCAAATACACACCCGAGAACGGCGAGATCCACGTCCGCGCCGAAGTCCAAGACGGATGTATCCGCATCGATGTCCAAGACAACGGACTGGGAATCGAACCGGACGAGCAGGAAAAGGTCTTCGAAAAGTTCTATCGAGGAACCAACGCAGAAAATAGCCACATGCGAGGCAACGGGCTGGGTTTGGCATTCACCCGTGAAGTGGTCCGAATGCATGGTGGCGATATCGAGCTGCAAAGCACTATCGGTGAAGGGTCGATGTTCACGATGCGTTTGCCCATCGGCGGACAATCTCGCAGCGGAATCTAG
- a CDS encoding response regulator gives MTTSTQPPIVLIIEDDPVFRRVLSFTVSKTGLAVEAVADGQTGLDRLIQGDISFLVTDYQVPRLEGIELLRAIRKMPELCDLPAVLCTAKGFEIDSEQLRKEFDLVAVLHKPFSPRQLSELIVRSLESRGVTIQPSSSNSPTSMTFPSSYFGSTPPPSGSIHG, from the coding sequence ATGACCACATCAACGCAACCACCGATAGTTTTAATCATCGAAGACGATCCTGTTTTTCGACGAGTGCTCAGCTTTACCGTTTCAAAAACGGGGCTTGCGGTTGAAGCGGTTGCCGATGGTCAAACGGGACTTGATCGATTGATCCAAGGCGATATCAGTTTTCTGGTCACCGACTATCAGGTCCCTCGACTCGAGGGCATCGAACTGCTTCGTGCGATCCGCAAGATGCCCGAGCTATGCGATTTGCCGGCGGTCCTTTGTACGGCCAAAGGCTTTGAAATCGATAGCGAACAGCTACGCAAAGAGTTTGATTTGGTTGCCGTTTTGCACAAGCCATTCAGTCCAAGGCAGCTGAGCGAATTGATCGTCCGAAGTCTCGAATCGCGTGGCGTGACCATCCAACCCTCGTCATCGAACTCCCCTACGTCGATGACTTTTCCAAGCAGCTATTTCGGCTCGACTCCTCCACCCTCCGGTAGCATCCATGGGTGA